Proteins encoded together in one Amphritea japonica ATCC BAA-1530 window:
- a CDS encoding aldehyde dehydrogenase family protein — protein MIYAQPGTEGSVVSFKDRYANYIGGEWVAPVKGQYFQNTTPVTGETFCEIPRSSEEDINLALDAAHAAKAAWGATSVTERSNLLLKIADRIEQNLELLAVAETWDNGKAVRETMAADVPLCVDHFRYYAGCIRAQEGSIGEIDQNTVSYQFHEPLGVVGQIIPWNFPLLMAAWKLAPALVTGNCIVLKPAEQTPVSILKLMEVIGDLIPPGVLNVVNGFGKEAGEALATSTRIAKIAFTGSTPVGSHILKCAAENIIPSTVELGGKSPNIFFADVMDQEDEFVSKAVEGAVLAFFNQGEVCTCPSRLLIQESMYDEFIAKVVERANQIKRGNPLDTDTMVGAQASEQQFDKIMSYMDIGREEGAEFLIGGDAHENDGEFGSGYYVQPTLMKGHNKMRVFQEEIFGPVVAVTTFKDEAEALEIANDTEFGLGAGVWTRDMNLSYRMGRGIESGRVWTNCYHLYPAHAAFGGYKKSGVGRETHKMMLDHYQQTKNLLVSYDINPLGFF, from the coding sequence ATGATTTACGCACAGCCAGGAACCGAAGGTTCAGTTGTTTCTTTTAAAGACCGTTACGCTAACTATATTGGTGGTGAGTGGGTTGCGCCTGTTAAAGGTCAGTACTTCCAGAATACTACACCCGTTACCGGTGAAACGTTTTGTGAAATTCCACGTTCTTCTGAGGAAGATATTAATCTGGCGCTGGATGCAGCGCATGCAGCCAAAGCTGCCTGGGGCGCTACCTCAGTAACTGAGCGCTCTAATCTACTGCTTAAAATTGCAGATCGCATCGAACAAAATCTTGAGCTTCTGGCCGTTGCAGAAACATGGGATAACGGTAAAGCAGTTCGTGAAACGATGGCCGCTGACGTGCCTCTCTGTGTTGATCATTTCCGTTACTATGCCGGTTGTATCCGTGCTCAGGAAGGTTCAATCGGTGAAATCGATCAGAATACAGTTTCTTACCAGTTCCACGAGCCTCTGGGTGTGGTGGGTCAGATCATTCCATGGAACTTCCCATTGCTGATGGCTGCCTGGAAGCTGGCACCTGCACTGGTGACAGGTAACTGTATCGTACTGAAGCCTGCGGAGCAGACGCCGGTATCTATCCTGAAACTGATGGAAGTGATTGGTGACCTGATACCACCGGGTGTTCTGAACGTGGTTAACGGCTTTGGTAAAGAAGCGGGCGAAGCGCTGGCAACCAGCACCCGTATCGCTAAGATTGCATTCACTGGTTCTACGCCTGTTGGTTCGCACATTCTTAAGTGTGCTGCTGAAAATATTATTCCGTCTACCGTAGAGCTGGGTGGTAAGTCACCAAACATCTTCTTTGCCGATGTAATGGATCAGGAAGATGAGTTTGTGAGTAAAGCGGTCGAAGGTGCTGTACTGGCATTCTTTAACCAGGGCGAAGTATGTACCTGTCCCTCTCGCTTGCTGATTCAGGAAAGCATGTATGATGAGTTCATCGCTAAGGTAGTTGAGCGTGCCAATCAGATTAAGCGTGGCAACCCGCTGGATACTGATACGATGGTAGGTGCTCAGGCGTCTGAGCAGCAATTCGACAAGATCATGTCTTACATGGATATCGGTAGAGAAGAGGGCGCTGAATTCCTGATCGGTGGCGATGCTCATGAGAATGATGGTGAGTTTGGTTCTGGCTACTACGTTCAGCCTACGCTGATGAAAGGTCATAACAAAATGCGCGTATTCCAGGAAGAGATCTTCGGTCCTGTTGTCGCTGTAACGACCTTTAAAGATGAAGCGGAAGCGCTTGAAATCGCAAATGATACTGAGTTTGGTCTTGGGGCCGGTGTCTGGACCCGCGATATGAACCTTTCTTACCGTATGGGTCGTGGTATCGAATCTGGTCGTGTTTGGACAAACTGTTACCACCTGTATCCTGCTCACGCAGCGTTCGGTGGCTACAAGAAGTCTGGTGTAGGCCGTGAGACTCATAAAATGATGTTGGATCATTATCAGCAGACCAAGAACCTGTTGGTTAGCTACGATATTAATCCACTGGGCTTTTTCTAA
- a CDS encoding cache domain-containing protein — translation MELTKSLYQKHMRTLWSAMLLIVFLLVGVLAYFSMISHQHSEARLNALQLSVEAQVNRRLQDEVDTASGYAEARYQRAEQVLMTRAQDEVLQAIAVLKGIYQENKDKLSDDQLKQVMLESLREVRFFNGRGYYFVGDSFGKSLLLPPQPELEGTSLIDLKDDRGNYFVRRFTQVIASEDGRGYVRYRWYPPGDEQNMQDKITYIARFEPFNWMIGAGDYVYRIQNDLQQEIIQHLENIQFGEDGYIAVFDSRGHIIAGKGVSQFIEKHLSLYESADDQKRLTALSYKLGTEGFHRSDWYQADGTPIDDQLIYIKPLPIWGWSLVGGADTDPGIQLLAQQRQVINQKERIDHLQLMLLLGLILFIALVAMRYFTRGFEHVFRNYQTDIDQQQKELSENALSLEISARIVQAAHEGIMVTDADNRIVSINESFTRITGYERDEVLGRNPKFLQSSRQESGFYRRLWETLTKEGEWHGEVWNRRKNGSLYPQALSITCYRNSRGEAENYIGTFTDISQRKAFEEKLEHLAQSDSLTDLPNRRTLTARLQHELAIIGRNPGRQLGIIFMDLDHFKPINDTYGHGVGDQVLITTARRLNETVRSIDMVSRVGGDEFVILLGNQPGDMQQTAIKLAERIIQVVSEPIMIAGESFSLTASLGISVAPSDSRDDIQLLEYADLALYQAKEQGRNNYKFFELWMAAKGQQKTDYV, via the coding sequence ATGGAATTGACGAAAAGCCTCTATCAAAAACACATGCGCACCCTCTGGTCGGCGATGTTACTTATTGTCTTTTTGCTGGTGGGAGTGCTGGCTTATTTTTCTATGATCAGCCATCAACATAGCGAAGCACGGCTTAATGCATTGCAGCTGTCAGTTGAAGCGCAGGTTAATCGGCGCTTACAGGATGAAGTGGATACCGCAAGTGGCTATGCAGAAGCCCGGTATCAGAGGGCTGAACAAGTGCTGATGACTCGCGCGCAGGATGAAGTACTGCAAGCGATAGCGGTGTTGAAGGGAATCTACCAGGAGAATAAAGACAAGCTTTCAGACGATCAGTTGAAACAAGTCATGTTGGAATCCTTGCGTGAAGTGCGGTTCTTTAATGGTCGCGGATATTATTTCGTCGGTGATTCATTTGGCAAAAGCTTGTTATTACCCCCGCAGCCTGAATTAGAGGGAACCTCGCTTATTGATCTGAAAGATGACCGGGGGAATTATTTTGTCCGTCGCTTTACCCAGGTGATCGCTTCAGAGGATGGGCGGGGGTATGTGCGTTATCGCTGGTATCCGCCGGGTGACGAGCAGAATATGCAGGATAAAATCACCTATATCGCACGTTTTGAACCCTTCAACTGGATGATTGGTGCGGGTGATTATGTCTATAGAATTCAGAATGATCTGCAGCAGGAAATTATCCAGCACCTCGAAAATATTCAGTTTGGTGAAGATGGCTATATCGCTGTTTTTGATAGCAGAGGACATATTATTGCCGGTAAAGGGGTTAGTCAGTTTATTGAAAAACATTTATCTCTGTACGAATCGGCAGATGATCAGAAACGGCTTACGGCGCTGTCTTATAAACTAGGAACGGAAGGGTTTCACCGAAGCGATTGGTATCAGGCAGATGGTACGCCGATAGATGATCAGTTGATTTATATTAAACCACTGCCTATCTGGGGTTGGTCCCTGGTGGGCGGGGCTGATACGGATCCGGGTATACAGCTGTTGGCGCAACAACGACAAGTGATTAATCAGAAGGAACGTATTGACCATCTGCAGCTGATGCTCCTGTTGGGTCTGATATTGTTCATCGCCCTGGTAGCGATGAGGTATTTTACTCGTGGATTTGAACATGTCTTCAGAAACTACCAAACGGATATTGATCAGCAGCAAAAAGAACTTTCAGAGAATGCTCTGTCGTTAGAGATTAGTGCTCGTATCGTTCAGGCCGCGCATGAAGGCATTATGGTGACCGATGCGGATAATCGAATTGTGAGTATCAATGAATCATTTACCCGAATTACCGGTTATGAGCGCGATGAGGTTTTAGGTAGAAATCCCAAGTTCTTACAATCCTCCCGTCAGGAAAGTGGTTTCTATCGAAGGCTCTGGGAGACGCTGACTAAAGAGGGCGAGTGGCACGGGGAGGTCTGGAACCGGCGTAAGAATGGGTCTCTTTACCCTCAGGCATTATCAATCACCTGTTATCGGAATAGTCGGGGGGAGGCAGAAAATTATATTGGCACCTTTACCGATATTAGTCAGCGTAAGGCGTTTGAGGAAAAACTAGAACACCTGGCGCAAAGTGATTCTTTGACGGATCTGCCCAATCGTCGAACGTTAACCGCCCGGTTGCAGCATGAACTGGCTATTATCGGTCGTAACCCTGGCCGACAACTGGGTATCATCTTTATGGATCTGGATCACTTTAAGCCGATCAATGATACCTACGGTCATGGGGTAGGCGATCAGGTACTTATTACAACGGCCCGTCGGTTGAACGAGACAGTCCGTAGTATTGATATGGTTAGCCGGGTAGGGGGAGATGAGTTTGTGATTCTGCTGGGCAACCAGCCTGGTGATATGCAGCAAACAGCGATCAAACTGGCGGAACGTATTATCCAGGTTGTCTCAGAACCCATTATGATTGCCGGAGAAAGTTTTTCACTAACGGCCAGTCTTGGCATTTCTGTGGCACCATCGGATAGCCGGGATGATATTCAACTACTCGAATATGCTGATTTAGCACTTTATCAGGCGAAGGAGCAGGGGCGTAATAACTATAAGTTTTTCGAACTCTGGATGGCTGCGAAAGGGCAGCAGAAGACTGATTATGTTTAA